A part of Dryobates pubescens isolate bDryPub1 chromosome 3, bDryPub1.pri, whole genome shotgun sequence genomic DNA contains:
- the TRIB2 gene encoding tribbles homolog 2: protein MNIQRSTPITIARYGRPRNKTQDFEELSSIRSIEPSQSFSPNLGSPSPPETPNLSHCVSCIGKYLLLEPLEGDHVFRAVHLHSGEELVCKVFDIGCYQELLAPCFCLPAHKNINQITEIILGETKAYVFFERSYGDMHSFVRTCKKLKEEEAAKLFYQIASAVAHCHDGGLVLRDLKLRKFIFKDEERTRVKLESLEDAYILRGNDDSLSDKHGCPAYVSPEILNTNGSYSGKAADVWSLGVMLYTMLVGRYPFHDIEPSSLFSKIRRGQFNIPETLSPKAKCLIRSILRREPSERLTSQEILDHPWFSTDFNVSNSGYGAKEVSDQLVPDVNMEEDLDPFFN, encoded by the exons ATGAACATACAAAGGTCAACCCCTATCACGATAGCACGATATGGGAGACCGCGGAATAAAACCCAGGATTTTGAGGAGCTCTCGTCCATACGGTCCATCGAGCCAAGCCAGAGTTTTAGCCCGAATCTAGGCTCGCCGAGCCCGCCGGAGACCCCGAACTTGTCGCATTGCGTTTCTTGCATCGGGAAATACTTATTGTTGGAGCCTCTCGAGGGAGACCACGTTTTCCGAGCCGTACATCTGCACAGTGGCGAGGAGCTGGTTTGCAAG GTGTTTGATATTGGCTGCTACCAGGAGTTATTAGCACCATGTTTTTGTCTGCCTGCACATAAAAATATCAACCAAATTACTGAAATAATTCTTGGGGAGACAAAAGCGTATGTGTTCTTTGAAAGGAGCTATGGGGACATGCATTCATTTGTTCGTACCTGCAAGAAGCTtaaagaagaggaggcagccaaACTCTTCTATCAAATAGCTTCCGCTGTTGCACACTGCCATGATGGTGGACTGGTACTGCGAGATCTCAAGCTGCGAAAGTTTATTTTCAAAGATGAAGAAAG gaCTAGAGTGAAATTGGAAAGCCTAGAAGATGCATATATTTTAAGAGGAAATGATGACTCTCTTTCTGATAAACATGGATGCCCAGCTTATGTGAGTCCAGAGATCTTGAACACAAATGGCAGCTACTCTGGCAAAGCAGCGGACGTATGGAGTCTAGGTGTCATGCTTTATACCATGCTAGTTGGACGCTATCCTTTCCATGACATTGAGCCTAGTTCCCTCTTCAGCAAGATCCGTCGCGGGCAGTTTAACATTCCAGAAACTCTATCCCCCAAGGCAAAATGCCTCATACGTAGCATACTGCGTCGGGAGCCATCGGAAAGGCTGACTTCACAAGAAATTCTGGACCATCCGTGGTTTTCTACAGATTTTAATGTATCGAATTCAGGATATGGTGCTAAGGAAGTATCAGATCAGCTGGTGCCTGATGTCAACATGGAAGAAGACTTGGACCCATTCTTTAACTGA